One Panthera leo isolate Ple1 chromosome B1, P.leo_Ple1_pat1.1, whole genome shotgun sequence DNA window includes the following coding sequences:
- the HELT gene encoding hairy and enhancer of split-related protein HELT isoform X1, which translates to MSDKLKERKRTPVSHKVIEKRRRDRINRCLNELGKTVPMALAKQSSGKLEKAEILEMTVQYLRALHSADFPRGREKELLAEFANYFHYGYHECMKNLVHYLTTVERMETKDTKYARILAFLQSKARLGAEPAFQPLGSLPEPDFSYQLHPAGAELTGHSPGEASVFPQGAAPGPFPWPHGAARSPALPYLPGAPVALPSPAQQHSPFLTPVQGLDRHYLNLIGHAHPNALNLHPPQHPPVL; encoded by the exons ATGTCAGACAAGCTTAAGGAACGCAAA AGAACCCCTGTTTCCCACAAAGTGATAGAAAAGCGGAGGAGGGACCGGATAAACCGCTGCTTGAACGAGCTGGGCAAGACGGTACCCATGGCCCTGGCGAAGCAG AGTTCCGGTAAGCTGGAGAAGGCGGAGATCCTCGAGATGACCGTTCAGTACCTGAGGGCCCTGCACTCCGCTGATTTTCCCCGGGGAAGAGAAAAAG AACTGCTAGCAGAGTTTGCCAACTACTTCCACTACGGCTACCACGAGTGCATGAAGAACCTGGTGCATTATCTCACCACCGTGGAAAGGATGGAGACCAAGGACACCAAGTACGCGCGCATCCTCGCCTTCCTGCAGTCCAAGGCCCGCTTGGGCGCCGAGCCCGCCTTCCAGCCGCTGGGTTCGCTCCCGGAGCCGGATTTCTCCTATCAGCTGCACCCAGCGGGGGCCGAGCTCACGGGCCACAGCCCCGGGGAGGCCTCCGTTTTCCCGCAGGGCGCCGCCCCCGGGCCCTTTCCCTGGCCGCACGGCGCGGCCCGCAGCCCGGCGCTGCCCTACCTGCCCGGCGCGCCGGTGGCGCTCCCGAGCCCCGCGCAGCAGCACAGCCCCTTCCTGACGCCCGTGCAGGGGCTGGACCGGCACTACCTCAACCTGATCGGCCACGCCCACCCCAACGCCCTCAACCTGCACCCGCCCCAGCACCCCCCGGTGCTCTGA
- the HELT gene encoding hairy and enhancer of split-related protein HELT isoform X2 → MSDKLKERKRTPVSHKVIEKRRRDRINRCLNELGKTVPMALAKQSSGKLEKAEILEMTVQYLRALHSADFPRGREKAELLAEFANYFHYGYHECMKNLVHYLTTVERMETKDTKYARILAFLQSKARLGAEPAFQPLGSLPEPDFSYQLHPAGAELTGHSPGEASVFPQGAAPGPFPWPHGAARSPALPYLPGAPVALPSPAQQHSPFLTPVQGLDRHYLNLIGHAHPNALNLHPPQHPPVL, encoded by the exons ATGTCAGACAAGCTTAAGGAACGCAAA AGAACCCCTGTTTCCCACAAAGTGATAGAAAAGCGGAGGAGGGACCGGATAAACCGCTGCTTGAACGAGCTGGGCAAGACGGTACCCATGGCCCTGGCGAAGCAG AGTTCCGGTAAGCTGGAGAAGGCGGAGATCCTCGAGATGACCGTTCAGTACCTGAGGGCCCTGCACTCCGCTGATTTTCCCCGGGGAAGAGAAAAAG CAGAACTGCTAGCAGAGTTTGCCAACTACTTCCACTACGGCTACCACGAGTGCATGAAGAACCTGGTGCATTATCTCACCACCGTGGAAAGGATGGAGACCAAGGACACCAAGTACGCGCGCATCCTCGCCTTCCTGCAGTCCAAGGCCCGCTTGGGCGCCGAGCCCGCCTTCCAGCCGCTGGGTTCGCTCCCGGAGCCGGATTTCTCCTATCAGCTGCACCCAGCGGGGGCCGAGCTCACGGGCCACAGCCCCGGGGAGGCCTCCGTTTTCCCGCAGGGCGCCGCCCCCGGGCCCTTTCCCTGGCCGCACGGCGCGGCCCGCAGCCCGGCGCTGCCCTACCTGCCCGGCGCGCCGGTGGCGCTCCCGAGCCCCGCGCAGCAGCACAGCCCCTTCCTGACGCCCGTGCAGGGGCTGGACCGGCACTACCTCAACCTGATCGGCCACGCCCACCCCAACGCCCTCAACCTGCACCCGCCCCAGCACCCCCCGGTGCTCTGA